One region of Candidatus Saccharibacteria bacterium genomic DNA includes:
- the dnaJ gene encoding molecular chaperone DnaJ, with the protein MSKRDYYEVLGVGKDASADEIKKAFRRKAVELHPDKQGGDEAKFKEVNEAYEVLKDQSKRQRYDQFGHAGVGGASGGGAGGSPFGGYGGEWNGQNVNFDFGDLGLGDIFGSFFGGGASQRGHRQARGNDIETRVEISFEQAIFGTEEELRLNLEDTCSHCKGTTAEPGYELKTCATCQGSGQVVQAVRTIFGNIQQAAICPTCHGKGKIPEKVCSVCHGKGTERQTQTVELKIPAGIDDGATIRLREHGEAVANGSKGDMYVHIRVKAHKRFTREGDLILSDEHISMVDAALGTEIEVETVDGMVRMKVPEGTQSGTDFKLSGHGVPHLRSDTRGAHIVTIIVDTPTKLSREQVQLLEQFQSVPKKRGIF; encoded by the coding sequence ATGTCAAAACGAGATTATTATGAAGTGCTAGGAGTCGGCAAAGACGCCTCAGCAGACGAAATAAAGAAAGCTTTCCGCCGGAAGGCAGTCGAACTGCACCCAGATAAACAGGGTGGCGATGAAGCTAAGTTTAAAGAAGTCAACGAAGCGTATGAGGTGCTCAAAGACCAAAGCAAACGCCAGCGCTATGACCAATTTGGCCACGCTGGCGTCGGCGGCGCGAGTGGTGGCGGCGCCGGCGGTAGCCCATTTGGCGGCTACGGTGGCGAATGGAATGGCCAGAATGTTAACTTCGACTTTGGCGATCTTGGCCTTGGCGACATATTTGGAAGTTTTTTTGGTGGGGGAGCAAGCCAGCGAGGTCATCGCCAGGCGAGGGGAAACGACATAGAAACGCGCGTCGAGATTAGTTTTGAGCAGGCTATCTTTGGTACGGAGGAAGAGTTACGACTCAACCTTGAAGACACATGTAGTCACTGCAAAGGCACAACGGCAGAACCTGGTTACGAGCTAAAAACCTGTGCGACATGTCAGGGAAGCGGCCAAGTTGTGCAGGCCGTGCGAACCATATTCGGCAACATCCAGCAGGCGGCAATTTGTCCGACCTGCCACGGCAAGGGTAAGATTCCCGAAAAAGTCTGTAGCGTTTGTCATGGCAAAGGCACCGAACGCCAAACGCAAACAGTGGAGCTCAAAATTCCAGCCGGTATAGATGACGGCGCAACCATACGACTGCGTGAACATGGTGAAGCTGTCGCAAATGGTTCAAAAGGTGACATGTATGTTCACATACGCGTCAAGGCGCACAAACGCTTCACGCGGGAAGGCGATCTTATACTCAGCGACGAGCATATTAGTATGGTCGACGCGGCACTTGGGACAGAAATTGAAGTTGAAACTGTCGATGGCATGGTGCGTATGAAAGTTCCCGAGGGTACGCAAAGTGGCACCGACTTTAAGTTGTCTGGTCACGGGGTACCGCACCTGCGTTCAGATACCCGCGGCGCCCACATAGTCACCATCATTGTCGACACACCAACCAAACTCAGCCGCGAACAGGTACAGCTACTCGAGCAATTTCAATCCGTTCCAAAGAAACGCGGCATATTCTAA